One segment of Cervus canadensis isolate Bull #8, Minnesota chromosome 32, ASM1932006v1, whole genome shotgun sequence DNA contains the following:
- the TMEM248 gene encoding transmembrane protein 248, producing MFSINPLENLKLYISSRPPLVVFMISVSAMAIAFLTLGYFFKIKEIKSPEMAEDWNTFLLRFNDLDLCVSENETLKHLTNDTTALESTVTSGQARTSTQSPQALEDAGPVNISVAITLTLDPLKPFGGYSRNVTHLYSTILGHQIGLSGREAQEEINITFTLPTSWSSDDCALHGHCEQVVFTACMTLTAHPGVFPVTVQPPHCVPDTYSNATLWYKIFTTARDANTKYAQDYNPFWCYKGAIGKVYHALNPKLTVIVPDDDRSLINLHLMHTSYFLFVMVITMFCYAVIKGRPSKLRQSNPEFCPEKVALADA from the exons ATGTTCAGCATCAACCCCCTGGAGAACCTGAAGCTGTACATCAGCAGCCGGCCGCCCCTGGTGGTGTTCATGATCAGCGTCAGCGCCATGGCGATCGCTTTCCTGACCTTGGGCTATTTCTTCAAGATCAAGGAGATCAAGTCACCAGAGATGGCAGAG GACTGGAATACTTTTCTCCTGCGGTTTAATGACTTGGACTTGTGTGTCTCAGAGAATGAAACATTAAAGCATCTCACAAACGACACCACAGCTCTGGAAAGCACAGTGACCAGCGGCCAGGCCAGGACGTCCACGCAGTCCCCACAGGCCCTGGAGGATGCGGGCCCAGTGAACATCTCAGTAGCCATCACCCTCACCCTGGACCCACTCAAACCCTTTGGCGGGTACTCGCGAAACGTCACGCATCTGTATTCCACCATCCTCGGGCATCAGATCGGACTCTCGG gcagggaagcccaggaggagaTAAATATTACCTTCACCCTGCCCACATCCTGGAGCTCGGACGACTGTGCCCTTCACGGGCATTGTGAACAGGTGGTGTTCACAGCCTGCATGACCCTCACAGCTCACCCCGGCGTGTTCCCCGTCACCGT aCAGCCGCCGCACTGTGTTCCTGACACCTACAGCAACGCCACGCTCTGGTATAAGATCTTCACCACGGCCAGGGATGCCAACACAAAATACGCTCAAGACTACAACCCTTTCTGGTGTTACAAGGGGGCCATTGGAAAAGTCTACCATGCTTTAAACCCCAAGCTTACAGTTATTGTTCCAGAC GATGACCGCTCGTTAATAAACTTGCACCTCATGCACACCAGTTACTTCCTCTTCGTGATGGTGATAACGATGTTTTGTTACGCGGTTATCAAAGGCAGACCCAGCAAACTGCGTCAGAGCAATCCTGAATTCTGTCCCGAGAAG